From Pseudomonas fluorescens, one genomic window encodes:
- a CDS encoding alpha/beta hydrolase yields the protein MRETPVVIDGPVGQMEALYLDSPEPRGLALICHPNPVQGGTMLNKVVSTLQRTARDAGFITLRFNYRGVGASAGSHDMGTGEVDDAQAAARWLRAKHPELPMTLMGFSFGGFVAASLGGRLEAEGESLTRLFMVAPAVMRLGSQDQLPQHCTLTLIQPETDEVIDPQLVYDWSENLDRPHELLKVAECGHFFHGKLTDLKDLLLPRLSN from the coding sequence ATGCGTGAAACCCCTGTAGTGATTGATGGCCCGGTGGGTCAAATGGAAGCCTTGTACCTGGATTCCCCCGAACCACGGGGCCTGGCGCTGATTTGTCACCCCAATCCGGTGCAAGGCGGCACCATGCTCAATAAAGTCGTTTCGACCTTGCAGCGCACCGCCCGTGACGCCGGGTTTATCACCTTGCGCTTCAACTACCGTGGCGTCGGCGCGAGTGCCGGCAGCCATGACATGGGCACCGGAGAAGTCGATGACGCCCAGGCTGCCGCCCGTTGGTTGCGCGCAAAGCACCCCGAGTTGCCGATGACCCTTATGGGTTTTTCCTTCGGCGGTTTCGTTGCTGCCAGCCTCGGCGGACGCCTGGAGGCCGAGGGCGAAAGTCTCACCCGATTGTTCATGGTGGCGCCAGCGGTGATGCGCTTGGGCAGCCAGGATCAGTTGCCACAGCACTGCACCTTGACCCTGATCCAGCCGGAAACCGACGAAGTCATCGACCCACAGCTGGTTTACGACTGGTCCGAAAACCTTGATCGCCCCCATGAGCTGCTGAAAGTGGCAGAATGCGGACACTTTTTTCACGGCAAGCTGACCGATCTCAAGGATCTGCTCCTGCCGCGCCTTTCGAATTGA
- the rplM gene encoding 50S ribosomal protein L13 produces the protein MKTFTAKPETVQRDWFVVDAAGQTLGRLATEIASRLRGKHKPEYTPHVDTGDYIVVINAEQIRVTGAKTTDKMYYSHSGFPGGIKSINFEKLIAKAPERVIETAVKGMLPKNPLGRDMYRKLKVYAGAVHPHTAQQPQELKI, from the coding sequence ATGAAAACTTTTACTGCTAAACCGGAAACAGTACAGCGCGACTGGTTCGTCGTCGACGCTGCTGGTCAGACCCTGGGTCGTCTGGCCACCGAAATCGCGAGCCGTCTGCGTGGCAAGCACAAGCCTGAGTACACTCCTCACGTAGATACCGGCGACTACATCGTCGTAATCAACGCTGAGCAGATCCGTGTTACCGGTGCTAAAACCACTGATAAAATGTACTACTCCCACTCCGGTTTCCCGGGCGGCATCAAGTCGATCAACTTTGAAAAGCTGATCGCCAAGGCCCCTGAGCGCGTGATCGAGACCGCGGTTAAAGGCATGCTGCCTAAGAACCCGCTGGGTCGTGACATGTACCGTAAGCTGAAAGTCTATGCGGGCGCTGTACACCCTCATACTGCTCAGCAGCCCCAAGAACTGAAGATTTAA
- a CDS encoding acyl-CoA dehydrogenase family protein: MIPRTLFSSEHELFRDSVRTFLEKEAVPFHAQWEKQGFIDRTLWNKAGEAGMLCSHLPEQYGGLGADFLYSAVVIEEVGRLGLTGIGFSLHSDIVAPYILHYGSEALKHKYLPKLVSGEMVTAIAMTEPGAGSDLQGVKTTAVLDGDEYVINGSKTFITNGFLADLVIVVAKTDPKAGAKGTSLFLVEASTPGFDKGKRLEKVGMKAQDTSELFFQDVRVPKENLLGQAGMGFAYLMQELPQERLTVAIGGLASAEAALQWTLEYTRERKAFGKSIADFQNTRFKLAEMATQIQIGRVFVDRCLELHLQGKLDVPTAAMAKYWGTDLQCQVLDECVQLHGGYGFMWEYPIARAWADARVQRIYAGTNEIMKEIIARAL; the protein is encoded by the coding sequence ATGATCCCTAGAACCCTGTTTAGCTCCGAGCACGAACTGTTCCGTGACAGCGTCCGAACTTTCCTCGAAAAAGAGGCGGTGCCGTTCCATGCGCAGTGGGAAAAACAGGGTTTCATCGATCGTACGCTGTGGAACAAGGCGGGGGAGGCGGGGATGCTGTGCTCTCATTTGCCGGAGCAATACGGCGGTCTGGGGGCGGACTTCCTTTACAGCGCGGTGGTGATCGAGGAGGTAGGGCGCCTCGGTTTGACCGGGATTGGGTTTTCCCTGCATTCGGATATCGTCGCGCCGTACATCCTGCATTACGGCAGTGAAGCCCTGAAACACAAATACCTGCCCAAGTTGGTCTCCGGGGAAATGGTCACCGCCATCGCCATGACCGAGCCTGGCGCCGGTTCCGATCTGCAAGGGGTGAAGACCACCGCGGTGCTGGATGGCGACGAGTACGTGATCAATGGCTCAAAAACCTTTATCACCAACGGCTTTCTGGCGGACCTGGTGATCGTGGTGGCCAAGACCGATCCAAAGGCGGGCGCCAAGGGCACCAGCCTGTTCCTGGTGGAGGCAAGCACGCCGGGTTTCGATAAGGGCAAGCGTCTGGAGAAGGTGGGGATGAAGGCCCAGGACACTTCCGAACTGTTCTTCCAGGACGTGCGGGTGCCCAAGGAGAACTTGCTGGGGCAGGCCGGGATGGGTTTTGCCTACTTGATGCAGGAGTTGCCCCAGGAGCGGTTGACGGTGGCGATCGGTGGTCTGGCCTCGGCGGAAGCGGCGTTGCAGTGGACCTTGGAATACACCCGTGAGCGCAAGGCGTTCGGCAAGTCGATCGCGGATTTCCAGAACACCCGCTTCAAGCTGGCGGAAATGGCCACACAGATTCAGATTGGCCGGGTATTTGTCGATCGCTGCCTGGAACTGCACCTGCAAGGCAAACTCGACGTGCCGACGGCCGCGATGGCGAAGTATTGGGGGACCGACCTGCAATGCCAGGTGCTCGACGAGTGCGTGCAACTGCATGGCGGCTACGGCTTCATGTGGGAATACCCGATCGCCCGGGCCTGGGCGGATGCGCGGGTGCAGCGGATCTATGCCGGGACCAATGAAATCATGAAGGAGATTATTGCGCGGGCGCTTTGA
- a CDS encoding YhcB family protein, which produces MEHSLLVWLLPTLALVAGVAIGFLVARLLPNAVPNSTQRQLDDIQERFDSYQNEVVTHFNSTATLVKKLTQSYQEVQDHLAEGANRLALDEQTRQRLLAALHADAGHAPRERLTPPRDQEPPRDYAPKTPNAPGMLDEHYGLKK; this is translated from the coding sequence GTGGAACACTCGCTCTTAGTTTGGTTGTTGCCGACTCTTGCCCTGGTTGCCGGTGTCGCCATTGGATTCCTGGTTGCTCGCCTGCTGCCCAATGCCGTGCCCAACAGCACGCAACGTCAGCTGGATGACATTCAGGAACGTTTTGACAGCTATCAGAATGAAGTGGTTACCCACTTCAACAGCACCGCAACGCTGGTGAAGAAACTCACTCAGAGCTACCAGGAAGTGCAGGATCACCTGGCCGAGGGCGCCAATCGTCTGGCCCTGGACGAGCAGACTCGCCAACGCCTGCTGGCTGCCCTGCATGCCGACGCCGGGCATGCACCACGGGAACGCCTGACGCCACCGCGCGACCAGGAACCGCCTCGCGACTACGCGCCAAAGACGCCTAACGCTCCGGGCATGCTCGACGAGCACTACGGCCTGAAAAAGTAA
- the rpsI gene encoding 30S ribosomal protein S9, with protein sequence MSATQNYGTGRRKTATARVFLRPGTGNISINNRSLDNFFGRETARMVVRQPLELTETVEKFDIYVTVIGGGVSGQAGAIRHGITRALMDYDETLRSALRKAGFVTRDAREVERKKVGLRKARKRPQYSKR encoded by the coding sequence ATGTCGGCGACTCAAAATTACGGCACTGGCCGTCGCAAGACCGCAACCGCACGCGTTTTCCTGCGTCCGGGCACTGGTAACATCTCCATCAACAACCGCTCCCTGGATAACTTCTTCGGTCGCGAAACTGCCCGCATGGTAGTTCGTCAGCCGCTGGAACTGACCGAGACCGTCGAGAAGTTCGACATCTACGTCACCGTTATCGGCGGTGGTGTAAGTGGTCAAGCTGGCGCAATCCGCCACGGTATCACTCGTGCCCTGATGGACTACGACGAAACTCTGCGCAGCGCTCTGCGTAAAGCGGGCTTCGTAACCCGTGACGCGCGTGAAGTTGAACGTAAGAAAGTTGGTCTGCGTAAAGCGCGTAAGCGTCCGCAGTACTCGAAGCGTTAA
- a CDS encoding GlxA family transcriptional regulator — MASLRYGKQQGQGLTPGFETRVVSPDGNPVNSFSDVLMPVDGGLENTDVIILPAFWDDFETICQRYPQVLPWLREQHARGAVLCGEATGVFWLAEAGLLDGKEATTYWRFFNAFEERFPNVQLNKDKHLTDADNLFCAGGTTSACDLYIYLIERFCGANVAQAVARDILYEVQRNYSPGRIGFGGQKLHQDVIILQIQHWLEEHFADKFRFEDVAREHGMSIRNFMRRFQTATGDKPLHYLQRLRIETAKGLLSGSRKSIKTISYEVGYDDASFFARLFRQHTELSPNQYRQQFQQAA, encoded by the coding sequence CTGGCCAGCCTGCGCTACGGTAAACAACAGGGCCAGGGCCTCACTCCCGGCTTTGAAACCCGCGTTGTCAGTCCCGACGGCAACCCCGTCAACAGTTTCAGTGATGTGCTCATGCCGGTGGACGGCGGCCTGGAAAATACCGACGTGATCATCCTCCCGGCCTTCTGGGACGATTTCGAGACCATTTGCCAGCGTTATCCACAGGTGTTGCCGTGGCTGCGTGAACAGCATGCACGAGGCGCGGTGCTCTGCGGTGAAGCGACCGGCGTGTTCTGGCTCGCCGAAGCCGGCCTGCTCGATGGCAAGGAAGCGACCACCTACTGGCGTTTCTTCAATGCCTTTGAGGAGCGCTTTCCCAACGTCCAACTGAATAAAGACAAGCACCTCACGGATGCCGACAACCTGTTCTGCGCCGGCGGCACCACGTCGGCCTGCGATCTTTACATCTACCTGATCGAGCGTTTCTGTGGCGCCAACGTCGCCCAGGCCGTTGCCCGCGACATCCTCTACGAAGTGCAGCGCAACTACTCTCCCGGACGCATCGGTTTTGGCGGGCAGAAGCTGCACCAGGATGTAATCATCCTGCAGATCCAGCACTGGCTCGAAGAGCATTTCGCCGACAAGTTCCGTTTCGAGGATGTCGCCCGCGAACACGGCATGAGCATCCGCAATTTCATGCGCCGCTTCCAGACGGCCACCGGCGACAAGCCGCTGCACTACCTGCAAAGGCTGCGCATCGAAACCGCCAAAGGCCTGCTGTCAGGCAGTCGCAAAAGTATCAAGACCATCAGCTACGAAGTCGGCTACGACGATGCGAGCTTCTTCGCACGGCTGTTCCGCCAACACACCGAACTGTCGCCGAACCAGTATCGCCAGCAGTTCCAGCAAGCCGCCTGA
- a CDS encoding NADP(H)-dependent aldo-keto reductase encodes MDYRQLGRTDLKVSAICLGTMTWGEQNSEAEAFAQIERAKGAGINFLDTAEMYPVPPKAETYASTERYIGNYFKSRGDRADWILASKIAGPGNTIDYIRDGHLKHNREHIVQALDASLKRLQTDWIDLYQLHWPERSTNFFGQLGYKHKSEVNLTPLEDTLEALDEQVKAGKIRHIGLSNETPWGTMRFLALAEARGWPRAVTIQNPYNLLNRSFEVGLAEIAIREQCGLLAYSPLAFGFLSGKYEGGARPPKGRLSLYSRFSRYFNPQSEAACSRYVALAREHGMDPAQMALAFVTQQPFVTSNIIGATTLEQLDSNIASFDLTLSDEVLEGIEAIHRDHPNPAP; translated from the coding sequence ATGGACTATCGCCAGCTAGGCCGCACCGATCTCAAAGTGAGTGCCATCTGCCTCGGAACCATGACCTGGGGTGAGCAGAACAGCGAGGCCGAGGCCTTCGCCCAGATCGAAAGAGCCAAGGGCGCCGGGATCAATTTCCTCGATACGGCCGAGATGTATCCGGTGCCACCAAAAGCCGAGACCTACGCCAGCACCGAGCGTTATATCGGCAACTATTTCAAGAGCCGTGGCGATCGCGCCGACTGGATCCTCGCCAGCAAGATCGCCGGTCCGGGCAACACCATCGACTACATCCGTGACGGCCACCTCAAGCACAACCGCGAACACATCGTCCAGGCTCTGGATGCCAGCCTCAAGCGCCTGCAGACCGACTGGATCGACCTCTACCAGTTGCACTGGCCGGAGCGCAGCACTAACTTTTTCGGCCAACTGGGCTACAAGCACAAGAGCGAGGTCAACCTGACGCCGCTCGAAGACACCCTTGAAGCGCTGGATGAACAGGTCAAGGCCGGGAAGATCCGCCACATTGGCCTGTCCAACGAAACCCCGTGGGGCACCATGCGCTTCCTCGCCCTGGCCGAGGCCCGTGGCTGGCCACGCGCGGTAACGATCCAGAACCCCTACAACCTGCTCAACCGCAGCTTCGAAGTCGGCCTGGCAGAAATTGCCATCCGCGAACAATGCGGCCTGCTCGCCTATTCGCCCCTGGCGTTCGGTTTCCTGTCGGGCAAATACGAAGGTGGCGCACGTCCGCCAAAAGGCCGCCTGAGCCTCTACAGCCGCTTCAGTCGCTATTTCAACCCACAGTCGGAAGCGGCGTGCAGCCGTTATGTCGCACTGGCCCGCGAACACGGCATGGACCCGGCGCAAATGGCCCTGGCCTTCGTCACCCAGCAGCCGTTCGTCACCAGCAACATCATCGGCGCGACCACCCTTGAGCAACTGGACAGCAACATTGCCAGTTTTGATTTGACGTTGTCGGATGAGGTGCTGGAGGGGATTGAGGCGATTCACCGGGATCACCCGAATCCGGCGCCTTGA
- the petA gene encoding ubiquinol-cytochrome c reductase iron-sulfur subunit, translating to MSNDGVNTGRRRFLVAATSVVGAAGAVGAAVPFVGSWFPSAKAKAAGAPVKVNVSKIEPGQQLIAEWRGQPVFIVRRTPEILGNLTKIEGDLSDPESKASVQPAYVDPKTRSIKPEVLLLIGICTHLGCSPTFRPEVAPADLGPKWVGGYFCPCHGSHYDLAGRVYKSQPAPLNLPVPPHSYESDEIIVVGVDTEKA from the coding sequence ATGAGCAATGACGGCGTGAATACAGGCCGGCGTCGCTTCTTGGTAGCAGCCACATCCGTGGTGGGTGCTGCAGGAGCGGTGGGGGCTGCGGTCCCGTTCGTGGGTTCATGGTTTCCCAGTGCCAAGGCGAAAGCCGCAGGTGCACCGGTGAAAGTGAATGTCAGCAAGATCGAGCCAGGCCAGCAATTGATTGCTGAATGGCGCGGCCAGCCGGTATTCATTGTCCGCCGTACCCCGGAAATTCTCGGCAATCTCACGAAGATCGAGGGTGACCTCTCCGATCCGGAGTCCAAGGCTTCGGTACAGCCGGCCTACGTTGACCCCAAGACGCGTTCGATCAAGCCAGAGGTCCTGCTGCTGATCGGTATCTGCACGCACCTGGGCTGCTCGCCGACCTTCCGTCCAGAAGTGGCGCCCGCCGATCTCGGGCCGAAGTGGGTAGGTGGCTATTTCTGTCCTTGCCACGGCTCCCACTACGACCTGGCTGGCCGTGTCTACAAGTCGCAGCCTGCGCCTTTGAACCTGCCAGTTCCCCCGCATTCCTATGAGTCGGACGAGATCATCGTCGTCGGCGTCGACACGGAGAAAGCGTGA
- a CDS encoding MBL fold metallo-hydrolase has product MDAAKPALIRETFPVGPLQCNCTIIGDPITKKAIVVDPGGNHELILARLEALGLKLVSIIHTHAHLDHFLASGQLKEKTGATLHLHKEDQFLWDNLEMQCQMFRVPYVPVPSPDRWLEDDEELACGCGVALHTPGHTPGSMSFWFAEAKLLIAGDTLFRRGVGRTDLWGGDQATIVRSIKQRLYTLDEEATVVAGHGPDTRLGDEMRENPFVRA; this is encoded by the coding sequence ATGGACGCTGCCAAACCCGCGCTGATCCGCGAAACCTTCCCCGTCGGCCCGTTGCAGTGCAACTGCACGATCATTGGCGATCCGATCACCAAAAAGGCCATCGTCGTCGACCCGGGTGGCAATCATGAGTTGATTCTGGCGCGTCTCGAGGCCCTGGGCCTGAAGCTGGTGAGCATCATTCATACCCACGCGCATCTGGATCACTTCCTCGCCTCGGGCCAATTGAAGGAAAAAACCGGCGCCACCCTGCACCTGCACAAGGAAGACCAGTTCCTCTGGGACAATCTGGAGATGCAATGCCAGATGTTTCGCGTGCCTTACGTCCCGGTGCCGTCGCCGGACCGCTGGCTGGAGGACGATGAAGAGTTGGCCTGCGGTTGCGGGGTGGCGTTGCACACGCCCGGGCATACGCCGGGTTCCATGAGCTTCTGGTTTGCAGAGGCTAAGCTGCTGATTGCCGGTGACACCTTGTTTCGGCGCGGGGTAGGGCGGACCGACCTGTGGGGCGGCGATCAGGCCACCATCGTGCGCTCGATCAAGCAGCGCCTGTATACCCTTGATGAAGAGGCCACCGTGGTCGCCGGACATGGTCCAGATACCCGTCTTGGCGATGAAATGCGTGAAAACCCGTTCGTACGGGCCTGA
- a CDS encoding cytochrome b — translation MSKFMDWVDARFPATKMWEDHLSKYYAPKNFNFFYFFGSLALLVLVNQIVTGVWLTMSYTPSAEEAFASVEYIMRDVEYGSILRLLHSTGASAFFIVVYLHMFRGLLYGSYQKPRELVWVFGMLIYLALMAEAFMGYLLPWGQMSYWGAQVIISLFGAIPVIGDDLTQWIRGDYLISGITLNRFFALHVVALPIVILGLVVLHVLALHEVGSNNPDGVDIKKYKDENGVPLDGIAFHPYYTVKDIVGVVVFLFIFCSIVFFFPEMGGYFLEKPNFEVANAFKTPEHIAPVWYFTPFYAILRAVPDKLLGVIAMGAAIAVLFVLPWLDRSPVKSMRYKGWMSKIWLWVFCISFVILGVLGVLAPTPGRTLLSQVCTFLYFAYFILMPFYTRLEKTKPVPERVTG, via the coding sequence ATGAGCAAGTTCATGGATTGGGTTGATGCGCGCTTCCCCGCGACCAAGATGTGGGAAGACCATCTCAGCAAGTATTACGCCCCGAAGAACTTCAACTTCTTCTACTTCTTTGGCTCCCTGGCACTGCTGGTTCTGGTTAACCAGATCGTTACCGGTGTCTGGCTGACCATGAGCTACACCCCGTCGGCGGAAGAGGCCTTTGCCTCCGTCGAATACATCATGCGCGACGTCGAGTACGGCTCGATCCTGCGCTTGCTGCACTCCACCGGCGCCTCGGCGTTCTTCATCGTGGTCTACCTGCACATGTTCCGTGGCCTGCTCTACGGTTCGTACCAGAAGCCGCGTGAGCTGGTCTGGGTGTTCGGTATGCTGATCTACCTGGCACTGATGGCGGAAGCCTTCATGGGCTACCTGCTGCCGTGGGGCCAGATGTCCTACTGGGGTGCCCAGGTGATCATCTCGCTGTTCGGTGCGATCCCGGTTATCGGTGACGACCTGACCCAGTGGATCCGTGGTGACTACCTGATCTCGGGCATCACCCTGAACCGCTTCTTTGCCTTGCACGTGGTCGCCTTGCCAATCGTTATCCTTGGCCTGGTGGTACTGCACGTCCTGGCACTGCACGAAGTCGGCTCGAACAACCCGGATGGCGTGGACATCAAGAAATACAAAGACGAGAACGGCGTACCGCTGGATGGCATTGCTTTCCACCCGTACTACACCGTGAAAGATATCGTCGGCGTGGTGGTGTTCCTGTTCATCTTCTGCTCGATCGTGTTCTTCTTCCCGGAAATGGGCGGTTACTTCCTGGAGAAACCGAACTTTGAAGTGGCAAACGCCTTCAAGACCCCAGAGCACATCGCTCCGGTCTGGTACTTCACCCCGTTCTACGCGATCTTGCGTGCGGTGCCGGACAAACTCCTGGGCGTTATCGCCATGGGTGCCGCGATTGCCGTGCTGTTCGTCCTGCCATGGCTTGACCGCAGTCCGGTCAAATCCATGCGCTACAAGGGCTGGATGAGCAAGATCTGGCTGTGGGTATTCTGCATTTCGTTCGTGATCCTGGGTGTACTGGGGGTTCTGGCGCCAACGCCGGGTCGTACGCTGCTGTCGCAGGTATGCACCTTCCTGTACTTCGCCTACTTCATTCTGATGCCGTTCTACACCCGGCTCGAGAAGACAAAACCGGTTCCGGAAAGGGTGACTGGCTGA
- a CDS encoding OmpA family lipoprotein, translating into MFTSRRLIIVATAVALLSGCASPNPYDNQGQADGGSTGMSKTAKYGGLGALAGALAGAAINHDNRGKGALIGAAVVGASAAGYGYYADQQEKKLRASMANTGVEVQRQGDQIKLIMPGNITFATDSANIAPSFYQPLNNLAGSLKEFSQNQIEIVGYTDSTGSRQHNMDLSQRRAQSVATYLTSQGVSGANLSARGAGPDNPIASNSDVNGRAQNRRVEVNLKAIPGQQYGGQQ; encoded by the coding sequence ATGTTCACCTCGCGTCGTTTGATTATTGTCGCTACCGCCGTGGCCTTGTTGTCTGGCTGTGCATCGCCCAACCCGTATGACAACCAGGGTCAGGCCGACGGCGGCTCCACGGGCATGAGCAAAACTGCCAAGTACGGTGGCCTGGGTGCGCTGGCCGGTGCCCTCGCCGGTGCCGCGATCAACCACGATAACCGTGGCAAGGGCGCGCTGATTGGCGCTGCGGTGGTCGGTGCTTCCGCCGCCGGCTATGGCTACTACGCCGACCAGCAGGAAAAGAAACTGCGCGCCAGTATGGCCAATACCGGGGTTGAAGTGCAGCGTCAGGGCGATCAGATCAAGCTGATCATGCCGGGCAACATCACTTTCGCCACCGATTCGGCGAACATCGCTCCGAGCTTCTACCAGCCGCTGAACAACCTGGCCGGTTCGCTGAAAGAGTTCAGCCAGAACCAGATCGAAATCGTCGGCTACACCGACAGCACCGGCAGCCGCCAGCACAACATGGACCTGTCCCAGCGTCGGGCGCAGAGCGTAGCGACCTACCTGACTTCGCAAGGCGTGAGCGGTGCCAACCTGAGCGCCCGTGGCGCCGGTCCGGACAATCCGATCGCGAGCAACAGCGACGTCAACGGCCGTGCTCAGAACCGCCGTGTCGAGGTCAACCTCAAGGCGATCCCTGGTCAGCAGTATGGTGGTCAGCAGTAA
- a CDS encoding tryptophan--tRNA ligase — MTTRTRILTGITTTGTPHLGNYAGAIRPAIVASRDSNADSFYFLADYHALIKCDDPLRIQRSRLEIAATWLAGGLDVERATFYRQSDIPEIPELTWLLTCVAAKGLLNRAHAYKASVDKNLETGEDPDAGITMGLYSYPVLMAADILMFNAHKVPVGRDQIQHVEMARDIGQRFNHLFGQGQEFFTLPEALIEESVATLPGLDGRKMSKSYDNTIPLFSSAKEMKDAISRIVTDSRAPGEAKDPDNSHLFTLYQAFATPAQAAEFHGELVQGLGWGEAKNRLFQLLDAELGESRERYHQLIARPADLEDILQMGAKKARAVATPFLQQLREAVGLRSFVTQTQVAASTKKKAAKAARFVSFREDDGSFRFRLLAADGEQLLLSRNFADGKTAGQVTKQLQSGQALDVRSEGSSFSVWLEGECVGDSPAFADGAARDLAIEALRVALTPVQE, encoded by the coding sequence ATGACGACTCGTACGCGCATCCTTACCGGCATCACCACCACTGGCACCCCGCACCTGGGCAACTACGCGGGCGCGATTCGCCCGGCGATCGTCGCCAGCCGTGACAGCAATGCCGATTCCTTCTACTTCCTGGCGGATTACCACGCGCTGATCAAATGCGATGACCCGCTGCGCATCCAGCGCTCGCGTCTGGAAATCGCCGCGACCTGGCTGGCCGGTGGCCTCGATGTCGAGCGAGCAACCTTTTATCGCCAGTCCGACATCCCGGAAATCCCCGAGTTGACCTGGTTGCTGACGTGCGTTGCGGCCAAGGGCCTGCTCAACCGTGCCCACGCTTACAAGGCCTCGGTGGATAAAAATCTGGAGACCGGTGAAGACCCGGATGCCGGCATCACTATGGGCCTGTACAGCTACCCGGTGCTGATGGCGGCGGACATCCTGATGTTCAACGCGCACAAAGTGCCGGTCGGTCGAGATCAGATCCAGCACGTGGAAATGGCCCGCGACATCGGCCAACGCTTCAACCACCTGTTTGGTCAGGGCCAGGAGTTCTTCACCCTGCCCGAAGCGCTGATCGAGGAAAGCGTCGCCACCTTGCCAGGCCTCGACGGTCGCAAGATGTCCAAGAGCTACGACAACACCATTCCGTTGTTCAGCAGCGCCAAGGAGATGAAGGACGCGATCTCGCGCATCGTCACCGACTCGCGCGCCCCGGGCGAAGCCAAGGACCCGGACAACTCGCACCTGTTCACCTTGTACCAGGCCTTCGCCACACCGGCGCAAGCCGCCGAGTTCCACGGTGAGCTGGTGCAGGGCCTGGGCTGGGGTGAGGCGAAGAACCGTCTGTTCCAGTTGCTCGATGCCGAGCTGGGTGAGTCCCGCGAGCGTTATCACCAGTTGATCGCTCGTCCGGCGGACCTGGAAGACATCCTGCAAATGGGCGCGAAAAAAGCCCGTGCGGTGGCGACACCATTCCTGCAGCAGTTGCGTGAAGCGGTCGGCCTGCGTTCGTTCGTCACTCAGACCCAGGTCGCTGCCAGCACCAAGAAGAAGGCGGCCAAAGCTGCGCGTTTCGTCAGTTTCCGTGAAGACGACGGCAGTTTCCGTTTCCGTCTGCTGGCGGCGGATGGCGAGCAATTGCTGTTGTCGCGCAATTTCGCCGACGGCAAGACCGCCGGTCAGGTGACCAAACAACTGCAATCCGGCCAGGCGCTGGACGTACGCAGCGAAGGGTCGAGCTTCAGTGTCTGGCTGGAAGGCGAGTGCGTCGGCGACAGCCCGGCGTTCGCCGACGGCGCAGCGCGGGACCTGGCCATCGAGGCCTTGCGCGTCGCGCTGACCCCCGTTCAGGAATAA
- the zapE gene encoding cell division protein ZapE — translation MTPLERYQADLKRPEFFHDAAQETAVRHLQRLYDDLIAASQNKPGLLGKLFGKKDQAPVKGLYFWGGVGRGKTYLVDTFFEALPFKEKSRTHFHRFMKRVHEEMKTLGGEKNPLTIIAKRFAAEARVICFDEFFVSDITDAMILGTLMEELFKNGVTLVATSNIVPDGLYKDGLQRARFLPAIALIKQNTDIVNVDSGVDYRLRHLEQAELFHFPLDEASHESLRKSFRALTPECTAAVENDVLIIENREIRALRTCDDVAWFDFRELCDGPRSQNDYIELGKIFHAVLLSGVEQMSVTTDDIARRFINMVDEFYDRNVKLIISAEVELKDLYTGGRLNFEFQRTLSRLLEMQSHEFLSRAHKP, via the coding sequence ATGACGCCCCTAGAACGATATCAAGCTGATCTCAAACGTCCGGAATTCTTCCATGACGCCGCCCAGGAAACTGCTGTGCGTCATTTGCAGCGCCTGTACGACGACCTGATCGCGGCCTCGCAAAACAAGCCGGGCCTGCTCGGCAAACTGTTCGGCAAGAAGGACCAGGCGCCAGTCAAGGGCCTGTATTTCTGGGGCGGCGTGGGTCGCGGCAAGACCTACCTGGTCGATACCTTCTTCGAAGCGTTGCCGTTCAAGGAGAAATCCCGGACGCACTTCCACCGCTTCATGAAGCGCGTGCACGAAGAGATGAAAACCCTGGGCGGCGAGAAGAACCCGCTGACCATCATCGCCAAGCGCTTTGCCGCCGAAGCGCGGGTGATCTGCTTCGATGAATTCTTCGTGTCCGACATCACCGACGCGATGATTCTCGGCACTCTGATGGAAGAGTTGTTCAAGAACGGCGTGACCCTGGTCGCGACCTCGAACATCGTGCCGGATGGCCTGTACAAGGACGGTCTGCAACGTGCGCGCTTCCTGCCCGCGATTGCGTTGATCAAGCAGAACACCGACATCGTCAACGTCGACAGCGGCGTCGATTACCGTCTTCGCCATCTTGAGCAAGCGGAGTTGTTTCACTTCCCGCTCGACGAAGCGTCCCACGAGAGCCTGCGCAAAAGCTTCCGCGCACTCACTCCGGAATGCACGGCAGCCGTTGAAAATGACGTATTGATCATCGAGAACCGCGAGATCCGTGCCCTGCGCACCTGCGACGACGTGGCCTGGTTCGACTTCCGCGAACTGTGCGACGGCCCACGGAGCCAGAACGACTACATCGAACTCGGCAAGATCTTCCACGCCGTGTTACTCAGTGGCGTGGAGCAGATGAGCGTGACCACCGACGACATCGCCCGTCGCTTCATCAACATGGTCGACGAGTTCTATGATCGTAACGTCAAGCTGATCATTTCTGCTGAAGTCGAGCTCAAGGATCTATACACCGGCGGTCGCCTGAACTTCGAGTTCCAGCGCACCCTGAGCCGTCTGCTGGAGATGCAATCCCACGAATTCCTGTCGCGGGCGCACAAGCCTTAA